The following are encoded in a window of Salinigranum halophilum genomic DNA:
- a CDS encoding arsinothricin resistance N-acetyltransferase ArsN1 family B, protein MDATLRLAHPDDAAAVRRIYAPYVEETAVTFATTPPSVDELETKLTKTLEQYPWLVCERGGEVVGYAYAGPLRERDAYQWTTELSVYVDADAQGVGLGRRLYEALLTVLDRQGYASAYGVVTLPNPASVALHERLGFERVGLFDDVGYKHGAWHDVGWWRRRLTDPAAPDPPRPVTALSEDQTDDALSR, encoded by the coding sequence ATGGACGCGACACTCCGACTGGCGCACCCGGACGACGCCGCGGCGGTACGGCGCATCTACGCGCCGTACGTCGAGGAGACGGCGGTCACGTTCGCCACCACTCCACCCTCAGTCGACGAACTCGAGACGAAGCTGACGAAGACGCTCGAACAGTATCCGTGGCTCGTCTGCGAGCGCGGGGGCGAGGTCGTCGGCTACGCCTACGCGGGGCCGCTGCGGGAACGCGACGCGTACCAGTGGACGACCGAACTCTCGGTCTACGTCGACGCGGACGCGCAGGGTGTGGGTCTCGGTCGACGGCTGTACGAAGCGCTCCTCACCGTGCTCGACCGCCAGGGGTACGCGAGCGCGTACGGCGTCGTCACGCTCCCCAACCCGGCGAGCGTCGCGCTCCACGAGCGACTGGGGTTCGAGCGGGTCGGCCTGTTCGACGACGTCGGCTACAAGCACGGGGCGTGGCACGACGTCGGCTGGTGGCGACGCCGACTCACGGACCCGGCCGCACCCGACCCGCCCCGACCCGTGACCGCTCTCTCGGAAGACCAGACCGACGACGCGCTCTCGCGGTGA
- a CDS encoding DUF7508 domain-containing protein, which produces MSLRKPWNPLTTETLRSVPDRYGVYELGDEEGASLGVDAGPLQDDLKEALAYGDGEQVRWQVATSREHAESMLKSHR; this is translated from the coding sequence ATGAGCCTCCGCAAACCCTGGAATCCGCTGACGACAGAGACGCTCCGGAGCGTCCCCGACCGCTACGGCGTGTACGAACTCGGCGACGAGGAGGGTGCCTCCCTCGGTGTCGACGCCGGCCCGCTCCAGGACGACCTCAAGGAGGCGCTGGCGTACGGCGACGGCGAGCAAGTCCGCTGGCAGGTCGCCACCTCCCGCGAACACGCGGAGTCGATGCTCAAGTCCCACCGCTGA
- a CDS encoding DUF5796 family protein has translation MSAHHRTDVAPSTLSITLLDEGVEVEYTDGRTTLYRGVPEKVSTLTTKPGRDLHVLVTDPTEAEGVLVYVNDLKTHDDILESTGVGRVILDLDEESELFPGVVVRRLGELRYEVEADPEVARGRVFAFVEDDWGEDSYEFVNEADAGE, from the coding sequence ATGAGCGCGCATCACCGGACCGACGTCGCACCGAGCACCCTCTCGATCACCCTGCTCGACGAGGGCGTCGAGGTGGAGTACACCGACGGCCGGACGACGCTCTACCGCGGCGTCCCCGAGAAGGTGTCGACACTCACGACCAAACCCGGCCGCGACCTGCACGTCCTCGTCACCGACCCCACGGAGGCAGAGGGTGTCCTCGTGTACGTCAACGACCTCAAGACGCACGACGACATCCTCGAATCGACGGGCGTCGGCCGCGTCATCCTCGACCTGGACGAAGAGTCGGAACTCTTCCCCGGCGTGGTCGTCCGCCGCCTCGGCGAACTCCGATACGAGGTCGAAGCCGACCCGGAGGTCGCTCGCGGCCGCGTGTTCGCCTTCGTCGAGGACGACTGGGGCGAAGACTCCTACGAGTTCGTGAACGAGGCGGACGCAGGGGAGTGA
- a CDS encoding helix-turn-helix transcriptional regulator, giving the protein MPPPVDDVAFLVRSPNRVAVLKALADGPRSRDDLVDETPASRVTIGRILHDFAVREWVERSGPAYEPTTRGRLLARELSAFLDRLRAIERLDPVLSSFAVDRLDVPLTAFDDATVTVPTQAEPNRHHRRIGAAGERAEVARMYTQGVTREASVIHRTAVSERGQTLELVLTGDALTAARADEALWDEVSGLVECSAFVGTVAEPLSVPFVGLFDGRCFIGVADERGVPTGVVESTSEAVVAWAERTLDDLVARATPVDDA; this is encoded by the coding sequence ATGCCACCGCCAGTCGACGACGTCGCTTTCCTCGTGCGGTCGCCGAACCGTGTGGCGGTGCTGAAGGCGCTCGCCGACGGCCCGCGTTCGCGGGACGACCTCGTCGACGAGACACCCGCGTCTCGGGTCACTATCGGCCGCATCCTCCACGACTTCGCGGTGCGTGAGTGGGTCGAGCGGTCCGGGCCGGCGTACGAGCCGACGACGCGGGGGCGACTGCTCGCCCGCGAACTGAGCGCGTTCCTCGACAGACTGCGAGCCATCGAGCGACTCGACCCGGTGCTGTCGTCGTTCGCCGTCGACCGCCTCGACGTCCCGCTGACGGCGTTCGACGACGCGACCGTGACCGTGCCGACGCAGGCCGAACCGAACCGCCACCACCGTCGCATCGGTGCCGCCGGCGAGCGCGCGGAGGTGGCCCGGATGTACACACAGGGCGTGACCAGGGAGGCGAGCGTGATCCACCGCACCGCCGTCTCCGAGCGCGGACAGACGCTCGAACTCGTCCTGACGGGCGACGCACTGACGGCCGCACGCGCCGACGAGGCCCTCTGGGACGAGGTGAGTGGTCTCGTCGAGTGTTCGGCGTTCGTCGGAACCGTCGCGGAACCGTTGTCGGTCCCGTTCGTCGGGCTGTTCGATGGGCGCTGTTTCATCGGCGTGGCGGACGAGCGAGGCGTCCCCACCGGCGTCGTCGAATCGACGAGCGAGGCTGTCGTGGCCTGGGCCGAGCGGACGCTGGACGACCTCGTGGCCCGGGCGACACCCGTCGACGACGCGTGA
- the surE gene encoding 5'/3'-nucleotidase SurE — MNLLLTNDDGIDSVGFRALYDALSSVADVTAVAPAEDKSAVGRQMSADVLVEEHPLGYAIHGTPADCTVVGLESLCPDVDMVVAGCNKGANLGAYVLGRSGTVSAAVEAAFFDVPAIAVSLYVPGGDAPWEELATAVEDFRPATDAATYLVEHASEAGVFEEAEYLNVNAPLDATEDAEMRITEPSTLYDMTARPDGDDRITLHDGVWERMREGDLPDPEGTDRRAVVEGHVSVSPLLAPHPTMHHEALDGLAAAYRD; from the coding sequence ATGAACCTCCTCCTGACGAACGACGACGGCATCGACAGCGTCGGGTTTCGAGCGCTGTACGACGCGCTCTCGTCGGTCGCGGACGTGACCGCGGTGGCCCCGGCCGAGGACAAGAGTGCGGTCGGCCGACAGATGTCGGCGGACGTGCTCGTCGAGGAGCATCCGCTCGGCTACGCCATCCACGGGACGCCCGCCGACTGTACGGTGGTCGGGTTAGAGTCGCTCTGTCCCGACGTCGATATGGTCGTCGCGGGCTGTAACAAGGGTGCGAACCTCGGTGCGTACGTCCTCGGCCGCTCGGGGACCGTCTCCGCCGCGGTCGAAGCGGCCTTCTTCGACGTGCCCGCCATCGCGGTCTCGCTGTACGTCCCCGGTGGCGACGCGCCGTGGGAAGAACTCGCGACGGCGGTCGAGGACTTCCGGCCGGCGACCGATGCCGCGACGTATCTTGTCGAACACGCCTCCGAGGCGGGCGTTTTCGAGGAGGCGGAGTACCTGAACGTCAACGCCCCGCTCGATGCCACCGAGGACGCCGAGATGCGGATCACCGAGCCGTCGACGCTGTACGACATGACCGCCCGCCCGGACGGTGACGACCGGATTACCCTCCACGACGGCGTGTGGGAGCGGATGCGCGAAGGTGACCTGCCGGACCCGGAGGGGACCGACCGCCGCGCCGTCGTGGAGGGCCACGTGAGCGTCTCGCCGCTTCTCGCGCCACACCCGACTATGCACCACGAGGCGCTCGACGGCCTCGCGGCGGCCTACCGCGACTGA
- a CDS encoding chorismate mutase: MTETHPEDMDLDELRTEIEDIDREIVELVARRTYVADTIADVKAERDLPTTDESQEERVMERAAENAERFEVDANLVKAVFRLLIELNKAEQRRSR; this comes from the coding sequence ATGACAGAGACACACCCCGAGGACATGGACCTGGACGAACTGCGCACAGAGATCGAAGACATCGACCGCGAGATCGTCGAACTCGTCGCCCGACGCACCTACGTGGCCGACACCATCGCCGATGTGAAAGCCGAGCGCGACCTCCCGACGACCGACGAATCCCAAGAAGAGCGCGTGATGGAGCGCGCCGCCGAGAACGCCGAGCGGTTCGAGGTCGACGCCAACCTCGTGAAGGCGGTCTTCAGACTGCTCATCGAGTTGAACAAGGCCGAACAGCGACGGTCACGCTGA
- a CDS encoding sugar O-acetyltransferase yields MQSEKEKMLAGELYDAADPELVADRESARALTRWYNETGPDQADRRETLIGELFGTVGEDVAVEPPFRCDYGYNIHVDDGFYANFGCVFLDVCEITVGRNCLLGPGVHVYTATHPLDAATRIEGPEYGKPVSIGDDVWVGGRAVVNPGVTVGDRAIVASGAVVTEDVPSDVVVQGNPADVVKELD; encoded by the coding sequence GTGCAGAGCGAGAAAGAAAAGATGCTCGCCGGGGAGCTGTACGACGCCGCGGACCCGGAACTCGTCGCCGACCGCGAGAGCGCCCGGGCACTCACCCGATGGTACAACGAGACCGGGCCGGACCAGGCGGACCGACGGGAGACACTCATCGGAGAGCTCTTCGGAACTGTCGGGGAGGACGTCGCCGTCGAACCGCCGTTTCGCTGTGATTACGGGTACAACATCCACGTCGACGACGGCTTCTACGCGAACTTCGGCTGCGTCTTCCTTGACGTGTGTGAGATAACCGTCGGCCGGAACTGTCTGCTGGGTCCCGGCGTCCACGTCTACACCGCGACACATCCGCTCGACGCCGCGACCCGAATCGAGGGGCCGGAGTACGGGAAGCCCGTCTCCATCGGCGACGACGTCTGGGTCGGCGGCCGGGCCGTCGTCAACCCCGGTGTGACGGTCGGCGACCGCGCCATCGTCGCCTCGGGTGCCGTCGTCACGGAGGACGTGCCGAGCGACGTGGTCGTCCAGGGGAACCCCGCGGACGTGGTCAAAGAACTCGACTGA
- a CDS encoding right-handed parallel beta-helix repeat-containing protein has protein sequence MTSQRQGARRVLAVVFTVVMVVGTVGALVAVEPTRAVGTTHVVDASGAGDYTTIQAALDASSDGDTVEVRPGVYREAVSVETDVTLVAPNGATLNGSTVPEPSFGAGTVGIAVAPSLSSGLTVEGFTVERYTDGITVGASAEESYQNDGESTITGGWTIRDVTARNNTEDGIDVGEVDGTPWTMTRVAAVGNGDDGIEVDTNPNPNAVGWTIRESNASDNGDHGVYTSSSMGRWRLLDSTTNDNGGSGVYTTGEDSAWVIGNHTASGNSDFGIHPIGNFQGDWTIHNATVTDNYGDGIGGGFGSSGDWTVRDSVVAGNDDWGLYVPNNPGDFRIENVTVRDNTVGGIAVTNAEGNWRIDDSRVENNGNTWDGYENFGINAEWTLGSWAINNTTITGNVNGGINATKGRDGRPVGDATDNWWGQPGGPIDNQCVGNVDCGSPLSVEPGTNAPQRQATVTGTVTNSSGDALSGVEVDVYRDDGSGVFLLEETVTTNATGQYNASVDAPASETTARLKLRFDDSTGAYATEWYDDRRDEASADVLDVAVGASATADAELSDNVVTVRGWVRNESGDSLEGILVVPYREDTTGVLRQQPGIETNTTGYYAYELAVPAGATSATVKVLFADPDDEYASRYYDDAMTLAAAAELTVPAGERVLVSETLPREDDVTAGFSGTVTDESGSPLSNVDVTVFRDDGTGTFREWTTESTDANGAFDIDVRPPNPDNALVRVKLRFRDPSGQYTELWYDGASEANADVAAGLVSAELGDLNATLVDDTAPAADTAGVSGWVTNDSGTPLDGLLVVPYATDETGVYRQLPGVGTDATGRYVAEVDVPAGETDVDVKVLFADPDEVYASRYYDDALALADATAVTVPGGETQFVSETLPREDDVTAGFAGTVTNESGDPLSDVDVTVFRDDGTGTYREWTTESTDTQGRYDIDVEPVNETDRRVSVKLRFTDPTWEYAQEWNNTDYRNARTIDDAVKVDSLVGGERYRNEVLERNVVIMSGDARNEDLDGLEGILVVPYRKEADGSFESYQPGTTYTDEFGDYETEVPVRDGETTVDLKVGFVDPDDEYADTFWRDARTVTTADAFDADAGWTLPNVRVTLSRRDEVAVTYFGSVFNQDNEVLEDIRVTVFRDDGTGTYREWTNRQTDENGYWEAAVYPPAGAENVSVKIRYRDEDGNYLEQWERDETSRATAEARNGTIGDYEDLIGTQLTAAPTTQVSGVVRSTENNDALEGIRVTVYRYDGTGGFEPFATTTTTDAFGYYEFQVPPPPGSSTVTTRLYFTDPTGEYASMWYRDARRYAASKRMDTTAGEGNFFNDQWLPEAGMLLDVSVQALSTCRDPTDADSCTFPDDEDAVTVGPGDDVAVRYELWNGDDEVYRDYDVDDPETRTTMFGAGHTIAPGDVRSKTETLTAPVVDGAYDYRVNATSDTRNGTVSNSSAWYTVTVEGSVVQQARVGDRFDASVSNAGSGTPVLVDGGSQGLSNASDTTFESTLLTTDGGDFTLNFTGSDSPPSGTGALSSGASLGYLTVEHSVPDENIDEVDFRFRVTRTRLASEGVTASEVTLYRYVDGTPTALPTAFVRTTASEYVFEATSPGLSVFVVGTDGAAADARETSDDSADGVSRAGGGSIERADSDAATTPTAVPTAVAETVGTASPSPAERGSEPPTGVAATPAERDATGSAPATDTPATRTTFPGFGALVALIALLSVAAAVGRRRQSR, from the coding sequence GTGACGTCTCAGCGCCAGGGGGCTCGTCGGGTTCTCGCGGTGGTGTTCACGGTCGTGATGGTCGTCGGCACCGTCGGGGCCTTAGTGGCCGTCGAACCGACGCGCGCGGTGGGGACGACACACGTCGTCGACGCGAGCGGGGCTGGAGACTACACGACGATTCAGGCGGCGCTCGACGCATCGAGCGACGGCGACACCGTCGAGGTCCGGCCGGGCGTCTACCGGGAGGCGGTCAGCGTCGAAACGGACGTGACGCTCGTCGCACCGAACGGGGCGACGCTGAACGGGTCGACGGTACCGGAGCCGTCTTTCGGTGCGGGGACGGTCGGTATCGCCGTCGCCCCGAGTCTCTCGTCGGGGCTGACCGTCGAGGGCTTCACCGTCGAGCGGTACACCGACGGCATCACGGTCGGTGCGTCTGCCGAGGAGAGCTACCAGAACGACGGCGAGTCGACCATCACGGGCGGGTGGACCATCCGCGACGTCACGGCCCGGAACAACACCGAGGACGGCATCGACGTCGGGGAGGTCGACGGCACCCCGTGGACGATGACTCGCGTCGCCGCCGTCGGCAACGGCGACGACGGCATCGAGGTCGACACGAATCCGAACCCGAACGCCGTCGGCTGGACGATTCGGGAGAGCAACGCGTCCGACAACGGCGACCACGGCGTGTACACGAGCAGTTCGATGGGGCGGTGGCGACTGCTGGATTCGACGACCAACGACAACGGGGGGTCCGGCGTCTACACCACCGGTGAGGACAGCGCGTGGGTCATCGGGAACCACACCGCCTCGGGGAACAGCGACTTCGGCATCCATCCTATCGGGAACTTCCAGGGCGACTGGACCATCCACAACGCGACCGTCACGGACAACTACGGCGACGGCATCGGCGGTGGGTTCGGGAGCAGCGGCGACTGGACCGTCCGTGACTCGGTGGTCGCGGGGAACGACGACTGGGGGCTGTACGTTCCGAACAACCCGGGCGACTTCCGCATCGAGAACGTCACGGTACGCGACAACACGGTTGGTGGAATCGCGGTGACCAACGCAGAAGGGAACTGGCGCATCGACGACTCACGGGTCGAGAACAACGGGAACACCTGGGACGGCTACGAGAACTTCGGCATCAACGCGGAGTGGACGCTCGGGTCGTGGGCCATCAACAACACCACCATCACCGGCAACGTCAACGGTGGCATCAACGCGACGAAGGGGAGAGACGGCCGCCCCGTCGGCGACGCCACCGACAACTGGTGGGGCCAACCGGGAGGCCCCATCGACAACCAGTGCGTCGGCAACGTCGACTGTGGGTCGCCGCTGTCGGTCGAACCGGGCACGAACGCGCCACAGAGACAGGCCACTGTCACGGGGACCGTGACGAACAGTTCGGGAGACGCCCTGAGCGGCGTCGAGGTGGACGTCTACCGCGACGACGGGTCGGGTGTGTTCCTCCTCGAAGAGACGGTCACGACGAACGCGACAGGCCAGTACAACGCGTCGGTCGACGCACCTGCGTCCGAGACCACCGCCCGACTCAAACTCCGGTTCGACGACTCCACGGGAGCGTACGCGACCGAGTGGTACGACGACCGGCGTGACGAGGCGAGTGCCGACGTCCTCGACGTCGCCGTCGGTGCGTCGGCGACCGCCGACGCCGAACTGAGCGACAACGTCGTCACCGTCCGTGGCTGGGTCCGAAACGAGAGCGGCGACTCTCTCGAAGGGATACTGGTCGTGCCGTACCGCGAGGATACCACCGGCGTGCTGAGACAGCAGCCCGGTATCGAGACGAACACGACGGGCTACTACGCCTACGAGCTGGCCGTCCCGGCGGGGGCGACCAGTGCGACGGTCAAGGTGTTGTTCGCCGACCCTGACGACGAGTACGCCTCCCGCTACTACGACGACGCGATGACGCTCGCGGCGGCGGCAGAACTGACTGTCCCCGCCGGCGAGCGCGTGCTCGTCAGCGAGACCCTCCCGAGAGAGGACGACGTCACGGCCGGCTTCTCGGGCACGGTGACCGACGAGAGCGGGAGTCCGCTCTCGAACGTCGACGTCACGGTCTTCCGCGACGACGGCACCGGGACCTTCCGCGAGTGGACGACCGAATCCACCGACGCGAACGGTGCGTTCGACATCGACGTCCGGCCGCCGAACCCGGACAACGCGCTTGTCCGCGTCAAACTCCGCTTCCGCGACCCGAGCGGGCAGTACACCGAACTGTGGTACGACGGGGCGAGCGAGGCGAACGCCGACGTGGCCGCGGGGCTGGTATCGGCCGAACTCGGCGACCTGAACGCGACACTCGTCGACGACACGGCCCCAGCGGCCGACACCGCCGGTGTCTCCGGGTGGGTCACGAACGACTCGGGCACACCGCTCGACGGGCTCCTGGTCGTCCCCTACGCCACCGACGAAACGGGGGTGTACAGACAACTACCCGGCGTCGGAACCGACGCTACCGGCCGATACGTCGCCGAGGTGGACGTGCCGGCGGGCGAGACCGACGTCGACGTGAAGGTGCTGTTCGCCGACCCCGACGAGGTCTACGCGTCGCGATACTACGACGACGCCCTGGCGTTGGCCGACGCCACTGCCGTAACCGTCCCCGGTGGCGAGACCCAGTTCGTCAGCGAGACGTTGCCCAGAGAGGACGACGTCACGGCCGGTTTCGCAGGCACCGTGACGAACGAGTCGGGCGACCCGCTCTCCGACGTCGACGTGACGGTCTTCCGTGACGACGGAACCGGCACCTACCGCGAGTGGACGACCGAGTCGACCGACACCCAGGGCCGGTACGACATCGACGTCGAACCCGTGAACGAAACCGACAGACGCGTCTCCGTGAAGCTCCGCTTCACCGACCCGACGTGGGAGTACGCTCAGGAGTGGAACAACACCGACTACCGGAACGCTCGGACGATAGACGACGCCGTCAAGGTCGACTCGCTCGTCGGTGGCGAGCGGTACAGGAACGAGGTGTTAGAGCGCAACGTCGTCATCATGAGCGGCGACGCTCGGAACGAGGACCTCGACGGCCTGGAGGGCATCCTGGTCGTCCCGTACCGCAAGGAAGCAGACGGGAGCTTCGAATCATATCAGCCCGGGACGACGTACACCGACGAGTTCGGCGACTACGAGACGGAGGTACCCGTCCGGGACGGAGAGACGACGGTCGACCTGAAAGTCGGCTTCGTCGACCCCGACGACGAGTACGCGGACACGTTCTGGCGGGACGCCCGGACGGTTACGACCGCCGACGCCTTCGACGCCGACGCGGGCTGGACACTCCCGAACGTCCGGGTGACGCTGTCGCGTCGCGACGAGGTAGCTGTCACGTACTTCGGGAGCGTGTTCAACCAGGACAACGAGGTGCTGGAGGACATCCGGGTAACGGTCTTCCGCGACGATGGGACGGGCACCTATCGCGAGTGGACGAACCGCCAGACCGACGAGAACGGCTACTGGGAAGCGGCCGTGTACCCGCCAGCGGGAGCGGAGAACGTCTCGGTGAAGATTCGTTACCGTGACGAGGACGGCAACTATCTCGAACAGTGGGAACGCGACGAGACCAGTCGGGCGACGGCTGAAGCCAGAAACGGCACGATCGGCGACTACGAAGACCTCATCGGCACGCAGCTCACGGCGGCCCCCACGACGCAGGTCTCGGGCGTCGTCCGGAGTACGGAGAACAACGACGCGCTCGAAGGCATACGGGTGACGGTCTACCGGTACGACGGGACGGGAGGCTTCGAACCCTTCGCCACGACGACGACGACGGACGCGTTCGGCTACTACGAGTTCCAGGTCCCGCCACCGCCGGGGTCCTCGACGGTGACGACCCGCCTGTACTTCACCGACCCGACAGGCGAGTACGCCTCGATGTGGTACCGGGACGCGCGGCGCTACGCAGCGTCGAAGCGGATGGACACCACCGCTGGCGAGGGGAATTTCTTCAACGACCAGTGGCTCCCGGAGGCCGGAATGCTCCTCGACGTGTCGGTACAGGCGCTGTCGACCTGTCGGGACCCCACCGACGCGGACAGTTGTACCTTCCCCGACGACGAAGACGCCGTGACCGTCGGCCCCGGGGACGACGTGGCCGTCCGCTACGAACTGTGGAACGGCGACGACGAGGTGTACAGAGACTACGACGTGGACGACCCGGAGACGAGAACGACGATGTTCGGTGCAGGCCACACCATCGCTCCGGGTGACGTCCGGTCGAAGACCGAGACGTTGACCGCGCCAGTCGTCGATGGGGCGTACGACTACCGGGTGAACGCGACCAGCGACACGCGCAACGGCACAGTGAGCAACTCCTCGGCGTGGTACACTGTCACGGTCGAGGGCTCGGTCGTCCAGCAGGCGAGAGTCGGCGACCGCTTCGACGCGTCCGTGTCGAACGCCGGGTCGGGGACGCCGGTCCTCGTCGACGGCGGGAGCCAGGGCCTCTCGAACGCGAGCGACACGACGTTCGAGAGCACCCTGCTGACGACAGACGGCGGCGACTTCACGCTGAACTTCACCGGGAGCGACTCACCGCCCAGCGGGACCGGCGCGCTCTCGTCGGGCGCGTCGCTCGGGTACCTCACCGTCGAGCACTCGGTCCCCGATGAGAACATCGACGAGGTCGACTTCCGGTTCCGCGTGACCCGGACGCGGTTGGCGAGCGAGGGAGTCACCGCCAGCGAGGTCACGCTGTACCGTTACGTCGACGGAACGCCCACGGCCCTTCCGACCGCCTTCGTCCGGACGACGGCGAGCGAGTACGTCTTCGAGGCCACCTCGCCCGGACTGTCGGTCTTCGTGGTCGGGACGGACGGGGCAGCCGCGGACGCGCGCGAGACGTCGGACGACTCCGCTGACGGCGTGAGTCGGGCAGGTGGCGGCAGTATCGAACGGGCGGACTCGGACGCGGCGACGACGCCGACGGCCGTGCCGACGGCCGTCGCCGAGACCGTCGGAACCGCGTCGCCGTCGCCAGCAGAGCGAGGCTCCGAACCGCCGACGGGTGTCGCGGCGACGCCGGCCGAACGCGACGCCACGGGGAGTGCGCCTGCGACCGACACCCCGGCGACACGGACGACGTTCCCCGGGTTCGGCGCACTCGTGGCGCTCATCGCACTCCTCTCGGTCGCAGCCGCGGTCGGTCGCCGCCGTCAGTCGCGGTAG
- a CDS encoding DUF7128 family protein, translating to MVTTTRREDGTWYECEDCGMLFESEGDAKAHEGHCDTDSPSYLQ from the coding sequence ATGGTCACGACGACCCGCCGCGAGGACGGGACGTGGTACGAGTGCGAAGACTGCGGGATGCTGTTCGAGTCGGAGGGGGACGCGAAGGCACACGAGGGACATTGCGACACCGATTCGCCGTCGTATCTGCAGTGA
- a CDS encoding shikimate kinase, whose protein sequence is MKGRAVALGAGTVLNALATGVGSAFAIDAETTATVELDDSGEVRGDVDGAPDADTRLIERCVELTVERYGSGETGGRVRTESEVPMAAGLKSSSAAANATVLATLSALGVDVGDADSGGRVTRLDACRLGVEAARDAGVTVTGAFDDASASMLGGVTLTDNTRDDLLARDERDWDVLVWTPPERAYSADADVSRCERVAPMARLVADLASEGRYAAGMTVNGLAFSAALGFPTDPAVEAMPHADGVSLSGTGPSVVAVGHRDELETVAAMWGERDGTTRLTTTRTDGARVL, encoded by the coding sequence ATGAAGGGTCGCGCAGTCGCGCTGGGTGCCGGCACGGTGTTGAACGCGCTCGCAACCGGCGTCGGGTCGGCGTTCGCCATCGACGCCGAGACGACGGCGACGGTCGAACTCGACGACTCCGGCGAGGTGCGCGGCGACGTCGACGGCGCGCCCGACGCGGACACGCGACTCATCGAGCGCTGTGTCGAACTGACCGTCGAGCGCTACGGCTCCGGTGAGACGGGCGGACGCGTCCGTACCGAGAGCGAGGTGCCGATGGCCGCAGGCCTCAAATCGTCGAGCGCGGCCGCGAACGCGACGGTGCTGGCGACGCTGTCGGCGCTCGGTGTCGACGTCGGTGACGCTGACTCGGGCGGGCGCGTGACCCGCCTCGACGCGTGTCGACTCGGCGTCGAGGCCGCTCGCGACGCGGGCGTGACCGTCACCGGCGCGTTCGACGACGCCTCCGCGTCGATGCTCGGCGGCGTCACCCTCACCGACAACACGCGCGACGACCTGCTCGCGAGAGACGAACGCGACTGGGACGTCCTCGTCTGGACGCCCCCCGAGCGCGCCTACAGCGCCGACGCCGACGTCTCCCGCTGTGAGCGCGTCGCGCCGATGGCACGACTCGTCGCCGACCTCGCCTCGGAGGGACGGTACGCAGCGGGCATGACAGTCAACGGCCTCGCCTTCTCGGCCGCGCTCGGCTTTCCCACGGACCCGGCGGTCGAAGCCATGCCTCACGCGGACGGTGTCTCCCTCTCGGGGACGGGACCGAGCGTCGTCGCCGTCGGCCACCGGGACGAACTGGAAACCGTCGCGGCTATGTGGGGCGAGCGTGACGGGACGACCCGACTGACGACGACGCGAACCGACGGCGCACGCGTCCTCTAA